From Schistocerca americana isolate TAMUIC-IGC-003095 chromosome 11, iqSchAmer2.1, whole genome shotgun sequence, the proteins below share one genomic window:
- the LOC124553891 gene encoding uncharacterized protein LOC124553891 has translation MDVLCESVPNEDDCGTRYSSSSSEDDERMDQGVAMTYMTLDSILNDNSRMFEFLRSFGVLANKYVCATCRKPMSCVKVGTNRCGDGLMWRCAKDKVWRSVRKGTWFEKSKIKLKSIVLLTYCFCMRKSVQSTCRITGLSDKTVVDWFLSCREICSALMKKRGKIGGPGVVVEFGESSFGSNKYDKGRWVAEVWVWGAVVCGKDHGELVLNVVEKRDARTLQWFIEEHVENGTVIYSDKWDSYEDAEEFDLQSFAADHNYQFRNKVTGTMERYWKEVKRVLKGGKRRRSGLQSHLDEYIWRESVFVHGCAFHSFMQSVGALYVPRVED, from the coding sequence ATGGATGTTTTATGTGAAAGTGTTCCTAACGAGGACGACTGTGGTACAAGATACTCCTCGTCCTCTAGTGAAGATGACGAACGTATGGACCAAGGCGTTGCGATGACTTACATGACTCTTGATTCAATTTTAAATGATAATTCGCGAATGTTTGAATTTCTGAGAAGTTTTGGTGTGCTTGCGAACAAATACGTATGTGCTACGTGTCGGAAGCCTATGTCCTGTGTGAAGGTTGGAACGAATAGATGTGGCGATGGGCTTATGTGGCGTTGCGCGAAAGACAAAGTGTGGAGGTCAGTTCGTAAGGGTACTTGGTTCGAAAAGTCGAAGATTAAGCTTAAAAGTATAGTTCTGTTGACATACTGTTTTTGTATGCGTAAATCTGTGCAATCCACGTGTCGCATCACAGGCTTGAGTGACAAAACGGTTGTCGATTGGTTTTTGTCATGTAGAGAAATTTGTTCAGCTTTGATGAAGAAGAGGGGAAAAATCGGGGGGCCAGGTGTTGTGGTTGAATTTGGCGAGTCATCTTTTGGAAGTAACAAGTATGATAAGGGAAGGTGGGTGGCAGAAGTTTGGGTTTGGGGAGCAGTCGTTTGTGGGAAGGACCATGGTGAATTGGTTTTGAATGTGGTTGAGAAGAGGGATGCTAGGACTTTACAGTGGTTCATTGAAGAGCATGTTGAAAATGGTACTGTTATATATTCAGATAAATGGGACAGTTATGAGGATGCAGAGGAGTTTGACCTTCAGTCGTTTGCAGCAGATCACAACTACCAGTTCCGGAATAAAGTGACTGGTACAATGGAGAGATATTGGAAAGAAGTTAAGAGAGTTCTCAAGGGAGGCAAGAGAcggcgcagtggtttgcagagtcatTTGGATGAGTACATTTGGAGGGAAAGTGTGTTTGTGCATGGGTGTGCATTTCATTCGTTCATGCAGAGTGTTGGAGCCCTATATGTTCCACGTGTAGAGGATTAA
- the LOC124553983 gene encoding uncharacterized protein LOC124553983 isoform X1: MEGVRITFSNLIIMNFVSSCFNLQDGVIRWCIQRGLIAKERLCKKCSRPMRLIQRSDRNDGVQWCCSEISHVCRYSIRQKSWFAGSRLTIGDILKITYLWVKKCSGAFIGEELHLSKHTVVDWRSFCREVCVKDCIDNGDVLGGVGSVVEIVEAKLAIRKFGRVKPVTGGWVYGGIERGSNKCFFQVVPKTTKRVFLNVLKKYVLPGTTVISDCFRSYDCLSDELFISLSVKHKMNFKDREDTKNVEGTWSSIKRYFRGTNKCKDGFDSHMFEYMWRRRWSDENDLFIKFLEAVRRVYNPE, translated from the exons ATGGAGGGCGTCAGAATAACTTTTAGTAATCTTATTATTATGAATTTTGTG TCCAGTTGTTTTAATTTGCAGGATGGTGTTATAAGATGGTGTATACAACGAGGGTTGATTGCCAAAGAACGGCTTTGTAAAAAATGTTCTCGGCCCATGAGGCTGATACAGAGAAGTGACCGAAATGATGGTGTCCAGTGGTGTTGCAGTGAAATATCCCATGTTTGCCGCTACAGCATACGACAGAAAAGTTGGTTTGCGGGAAGCAGGCTGACGATAGGAGACATTTTAAAAATAACGTATTTATGGGTGAAGAAGTGTAGTGGCGCTTTCATTGGTGAAGAGTTACATTTGTCGAAGCACACTGTTGTCGACTGGCGCAGTTTTTGCCGTGAAGTTTGTGTTAAGGATTGTATAGATAATGGTGACGTGCTTGGGGGAGTGGGATCAGTTGTTGAAATTGTCGAAGCAAAGTTGGCGATTCGAAAGTTTGGAAGGGTTAAACCTGTTACCGGCGGATGGGTGTACGGCGGGATTGAGAGAGGAAGCAACAAATGTTTCTTCCAAGTTGTTCCGAAAACAACGAAACGTGTGTTTTTAAATGTACTTAAAAAATATGTGCTGCCGGGAACAACTGTCATTTCCGATTGTTTCCGATCATATGACTGCTTATCCGATGAACTGTTCATCAGCTTATCTGTAAAACACAAAATGAACTTCAAAGATAGAGAGGACACAAAGAATGTTGAAGGGACATGGTCCTCGATCAAGCGTTATTTTCGTGGAACGAATAAGTGCAAGGACGGTTTTGATTCTCATATGTTCGAGTACatgtggaggaggaggtggagtgatgaaaacgatttatttataaaatttttggaaGCAGTCCGTAGAGTTTATAACCCCGAATAA
- the LOC124553983 gene encoding uncharacterized protein LOC124553983 isoform X2, giving the protein MEGVRITFSNLIIMNFVDGVIRWCIQRGLIAKERLCKKCSRPMRLIQRSDRNDGVQWCCSEISHVCRYSIRQKSWFAGSRLTIGDILKITYLWVKKCSGAFIGEELHLSKHTVVDWRSFCREVCVKDCIDNGDVLGGVGSVVEIVEAKLAIRKFGRVKPVTGGWVYGGIERGSNKCFFQVVPKTTKRVFLNVLKKYVLPGTTVISDCFRSYDCLSDELFISLSVKHKMNFKDREDTKNVEGTWSSIKRYFRGTNKCKDGFDSHMFEYMWRRRWSDENDLFIKFLEAVRRVYNPE; this is encoded by the exons ATGGAGGGCGTCAGAATAACTTTTAGTAATCTTATTATTATGAATTTTGTG GATGGTGTTATAAGATGGTGTATACAACGAGGGTTGATTGCCAAAGAACGGCTTTGTAAAAAATGTTCTCGGCCCATGAGGCTGATACAGAGAAGTGACCGAAATGATGGTGTCCAGTGGTGTTGCAGTGAAATATCCCATGTTTGCCGCTACAGCATACGACAGAAAAGTTGGTTTGCGGGAAGCAGGCTGACGATAGGAGACATTTTAAAAATAACGTATTTATGGGTGAAGAAGTGTAGTGGCGCTTTCATTGGTGAAGAGTTACATTTGTCGAAGCACACTGTTGTCGACTGGCGCAGTTTTTGCCGTGAAGTTTGTGTTAAGGATTGTATAGATAATGGTGACGTGCTTGGGGGAGTGGGATCAGTTGTTGAAATTGTCGAAGCAAAGTTGGCGATTCGAAAGTTTGGAAGGGTTAAACCTGTTACCGGCGGATGGGTGTACGGCGGGATTGAGAGAGGAAGCAACAAATGTTTCTTCCAAGTTGTTCCGAAAACAACGAAACGTGTGTTTTTAAATGTACTTAAAAAATATGTGCTGCCGGGAACAACTGTCATTTCCGATTGTTTCCGATCATATGACTGCTTATCCGATGAACTGTTCATCAGCTTATCTGTAAAACACAAAATGAACTTCAAAGATAGAGAGGACACAAAGAATGTTGAAGGGACATGGTCCTCGATCAAGCGTTATTTTCGTGGAACGAATAAGTGCAAGGACGGTTTTGATTCTCATATGTTCGAGTACatgtggaggaggaggtggagtgatgaaaacgatttatttataaaatttttggaaGCAGTCCGTAGAGTTTATAACCCCGAATAA